The sequence ACTCCTGCATTTTCCCAATCGAAACAAAGACAAGGATCCGAACTTACTACTTGTCCGGATATAAAGGCATCTTTACTTTCACCATAAGAGATTTGCTCTAATCCTCCGGCAATAGTTTGAAGATACATATTTTCCTTATGGATAAATACCTTACCGCCCGATTGGCGCAGGTAATCATAAAGTTCACCTTTGGAACGGATTACTCCTTCAAATGAACCGAATCTGTCGAGATGTGCCAATCCTACATTGGTGATAATACCATAGTTCGGCCGGGCAACCCGGGCTGCTTCCCGTATCATTCCGGAACAACAGGCGCCCATCTCGATAACAGCCATTTCATGTTCGGGCTTCAGGCGCAACAACGTAAGCGACACGCCTAAAGAAGCGTTTTCGGAATCTGGTGTAAAAACCAGGTTATATTTGGTTGAAAGTACGGCGGCTGTCAGTTCTGTGGTCGTCGTCTTACCGCATGTTCCTGTAATGGCAATAACAGGTGTTTTTAGAATTTGGTGGTGATGGTTTGCCAATTGTTGCAAGGTTTGCAAGACATTGTCGACCAATATGTAGCGGTTGTCGGTTATTACTGTGGGATCATCTACGATAGCATAACGGCACCCTGCCTTTAATGCTTCTTCTGCAAATTTATTTCCATTTTTTGAATAGCTTTGTGTCGCAA comes from Bacteroidales bacterium and encodes:
- a CDS encoding UDP-N-acetylmuramoyl-tripeptide--D-alanyl-D-alanine ligase, translating into MTHTTVSDLYRLFIQYPYICINSRMCTPDSLYFATQSYSKNGNKFAEEALKAGCRYAIVDDPTVITDNRYILVDNVLQTLQQLANHHHQILKTPVIAITGTCGKTTTTELTAAVLSTKYNLVFTPDSENASLGVSLTLLRLKPEHEMAVIEMGACCSGMIREAARVARPNYGIITNVGLAHLDRFGSFEGVIRSKGELYDYLRQSGGKVFIHKENMYLQTIAGGLEQISYGESKDAFISGQVVSSDPCLCFDWENAGVRHTVSTHIAGDYNLWNALAAISIGVYFDVPSTEINRAISDYVPTNHRSQWKKTLRNELIIDCFNANPTSMQAALANFSTLGAKPKAVILGDMLGLGAESLKLHAEIIEKLNEYGFEKVLLCGDQFSATDSVYPCFPDVEALGRYLSENPFQGYKVLIKGSNKIHLGMVINLL